Proteins from one Chanodichthys erythropterus isolate Z2021 chromosome 15, ASM2448905v1, whole genome shotgun sequence genomic window:
- the bet1 gene encoding BET1 homolog, whose translation MRRAGLGEGGPQGNYVASGYSLYEEENEHLQEGLKAKVHALKHLSIDIGNEVKYQNKMLGEMDSDFDSTGGLLGSTMGRLKLLARGSQTKVYCYMLLFALFVFIVLYWVIKLR comes from the exons GTGAGGGGGGCCCTCAAGGCAATTACGTTGCGAGTGGATACAGCTTGTATGAGGAGGAGAACGAACATCTACAGGAGGGACTGAAAGCTAAAGTACATGCACTTAAACAT CTATCGATTGACATTGGAAATGAAGTCAAGTACCAGAATAAAATGTTGGGAGAAATG GACTCAGACTTCGACTCAACTGGAGGTCTTTTGGGATCCACCATGGGTAGATTGAAGCTCCTCGCCAGGGGAAGCCAAACCAAGGTGTACTGCTATATGCTGCTGTTCGCcctgtttgttttcattgtcCTGTACTGGGTGATCAAACTGAGGTGA